The Corvus moneduloides isolate bCorMon1 chromosome 20, bCorMon1.pri, whole genome shotgun sequence region GAGGAAAAAACTCCAACTTACCTAATCCAGGATGGACCTAACACCCTCAGAAATTCAGAGCTGCGTCATACGTTGttaaatacataatttacaTAAGATCTTTCTGACAAAAGCTAGTCTAGAGAAACAGCTTTTCCAGAGGCTGTTAGGCTGGGAGCAACCCCCAAGCTTCCTGAGGTTTTGAGCAGAATATGAAATTATTCAATGAAATTAtctgtcttttgttttgcaaaaggTGGCTGGCTCTCTAGTCTTGCCATCTATCCATGGATGTAAAAAAGAATTATGTATTTGCCTATTTAATAGCAAACTAATTATACTCCTTAGATCTGTGGTACTCAAGAGTAACAAGGCTGTTTATTAATGCATAAATATAGATTACCAATGGGCACGTCCTCAGCAGCATCCAAGATGCTGCAAAGGCTTTTGATGCAACAGCATCATCAGCTCCTTCCTGTTattcaataaaaatgaaagcagatctgctgttaaaaatatatttataataatgcaagagggaaaacaacataTAACAAATTCAGACTTTTTACAACACCTTTAGTCCACGTTTTCTCTGTAATATGCCAACAGTTCACTAAACATGGCATGGAAGGGAAATGCCATCTTTGTAATTAAGGTCTCAGAACTCAGCACAGCTTTCTCACCATAAAAATGTCAGTCCTGATGTTGCTAATGAGCAAGGGATGAATCCATGTCCATATTCCAGTGGAAACATTCCAGTGCTTCCTAGGAATTAAACTGTATCCAGATAACAGGAAACATCTTACTTGCTTCCCAATGTCATTTGAGCAAAAGAAACATACATGTACACAGAAAAGTACAAATGTTTTAACAATAAAATAACGActaggagaagaaagaaattctaaGAGAATAACACAGGGGATAAAACTTGGAAATTTTAAGGGAGTACACACAAGCATCAGACTAAATTACAGATAGCAGCTCATCTCTCCCAGTCCTTTCCAACACATTTCCTACCAGGAAAATGAGCCTTGCAAGAAGTGTCTTTTTATGCAGAAAGTTAATGGATCTTTCCCAGTCACTCAGATAAATTTAATGTGATAATTACTTCTCATTTCACAAATGGGAATGACAGAGCAACAAAATGTGCAGACCCAGGAGAAGCAGACATTAGATGCATGGGTTTTGTTCCACTGTAATGAGTGAGAGTGCATGTggaataaagtgaaaaaaaaccactgtacagtcaggaaaaaaccagaagctGCATCTCAGGCCACTCCAAATAATGACTTTATTTACTATGGAACATCACCATAGCTGCCCCCACAGCAGCATCCACATCCTTCCCGTAAACCACAGGGAATGGAAAAATCCTTTCCACTTCCTGCTTCAGCACCTCATTCCTGGCAAGGGCGCTCCCGCTGCCCAGGATCCTCCTCACTCCTGTGTCCTCCAGGTGCTGCACAGGTAACATGGAGCAGAGGTTCTCCACGATGCCACGGCACAGGGCTCTGGTGACATGGCCCAGGGACAGCTCAGAGGCACCAATGCTGGTCACTGATGCCAGCTGCTCAGGAAGGTGTCTCTCTCCAAATATGGTTGGGTGGACTGAGAGTTTGCTGTGCTTTTGGGCCAAGGCTGCTTGGATTATCCTTGGGTAGATGGCAGATTCCTGAACCTCAAGTCCTGCAGATGGGAAATATCTTGTTAGCAATCTGAAGGGGTCTGGTGTAACTCACATGTGGACACTTAAATGGACACTGATGCACCTAGTTCAGCAAAATACTGAATATCTTTTTCCATGCCCCTAAGGTAATTGTGTGTCCAAGATTAGGAACCACAGTCCTCCCATCCAGTTGTATCCAGAACGTGCAGTATTAGAAACAGTTTCTGATTACAGCAACTGCCTTTCCTGACAAAAACAGCTACTGCTCATTGTCTATACTGTGCTAAGTTCCACAAAACAACATCTTTAAAGGGACTAACAGCAGGTTTCAGCTTCAGTGGCTGGACTCCATGTGAATGTAACATTCACCTCGAGTACTTACTGAAAGAACAATTTCAGAGCTTATTTCTGTAGTGCAAAACCCAAGAGATTACCCAAAAACCTGCAAACGCCATGCTTAAAGCACTTAAAAGATATTCCATGAGTTTGAGTCTTAAAAACCATTAGAGTGCTGCAAAATATGCACCAAAAGGATTCCTTTGGACTGCAGTCACACAAAATTAGAGGCTGTTGTCCTCAAATCTGCCAACCTTGCCTTTTGAAAATCAACTTGCACAAAATAATTCTGTCCTTGAAACAAAAGAAGGCCTAAAGGGAACATGAATGTGGAGTCCAAGCATGACTGTCCCAACATGTTCAAAAGCTTCAGCGGGAAATTCCAGAGATCTGGGAAGCATGACCCAGGAATTACATCCCTGTTCCCTTTATGGCATGATGGAACAGCTCTAGGCTTGTTCCTCTGCCTCAGCTTCCTTGTACCTTGATGATCAACCTCAGTTTTAAGCTTCAGCTTAAGCTTCTCCATGAAATGACTTACCCAGCTCTTGTGTCCACTGTGCCACCATGCCCACAAATGTTGCAAGCACATTCCCTCCATTAAGTGATGCTGCCACTGCCAAGTAGTCACCATTGAAGTAGGGAAAATAAGTGACAGCTGAGGAAGGATCTGGTGCCTCTGGAGGCTGGAAACCCAGGGGCATTGAGATGGTCAGCTGAGCAGAGGTGCTGACATTAAGAACTAAAACACaccataaaaaggaaaaaagaaaataatcagtaTTTTACTAAGCTACCCTGAAGGAGGACAATGAGAAAAGCGAATCAGGTACCAAAATGACCATACCTGCATCAGTCCTCTCAGTCAGACAGGAATAAACAGAGCACTGGAAATCTCCCAGAGCAATTCCCACTTTTGCTCCTTTGGGTATTCCATGCCATGCACAGGTTGTCCTGCCTGCAATGCTGCCAGGGTCTCCCACCTCTGGAAGCAAGTGGACAGGAAAGCTGGATTTTTTCAATCTGGAAGCAGAACAACATTATTGGAGGAAAGCAGTTTGGGAATGTGGGGCATAACTACAAAAAACTCTTTGAAGTCACAGATGAATCTGGCCACACATTTGTGGCTGCTGGATTTATGGATGCCTTCACCTATTTAGAAAGCTTTGTCTTGGACAGGGGCAGCATTCCAGTCCAGAGGGCTGGGTAAACCAGTCTGGAAGAATAAATAGTTTTCCTTTCTATGCAATCTGAGTACCTGAGATTATACAGTACATGTTCAGTAAGTTTAACATACTGATGGTCATATGGACAAGCAGGTCCAGGGCAAAGGgacaatcacaaacccagcaaAAAATGCAGCTAAGTGTCATGCAATTAGTAGTTCACAACCAAATCACAAAGCGTTAAGTCCAACAAACTCCTTACACAATCAGCTGCAGGTGCTACAGCACCACCACCACTTTTGTAAAAGTTCAGTCAGCAAAATGCAAGTTTCTGTCACTCTTTCATACCTTGATGAGAAGATCTTTCACCTTGGAGTCCTGGCCTAACCTAAGCCCTGAAATATATAAGGCCTTAGCACTCAACCCTGAAAGAgcaaatcattaaaataaataagtaaataaataaactgaTTCCCCGTAAGATTTCCTGTACTTTAATAGCTCTTAAATATGCCCACAAGTAAGTCCCAGCAGTTAGGAAGCTCAGCTCAAAGAACTAGAGAGTGGTAACTGTGTTTAACATGGCACAGGTAACACTGTGGCTGCACTTgtccaccccaccccaccacaGAAAGGGAGAGAACAGCTTGGTCTCACTGATACatttctcagctctgctgtttgcaggtatttttaaaaatactgggCCAGATTTTATCAGATTTAAACAGAGGAAACTCTCAATAGCTCTTCAGTACAGGCCACAATTGATTAGGAGTAACTTTCAATCCCTTTTTATCTGTAGCACATCAACACTCACGGCCCAAAGAGGTGCTCACACCGCCTGACACAAGCGGTGCACAAACCCCACTGAATGGCCTTAGCACTTACATGTCAGTATTCCAGCTCTTGTTTCTGCAATTAAAATATCCCCAGCTGGCAGCATTCTGGACAGACATGAGTGGCTTCTTCAGGTCACACAACATGGCAACCACGTAGTCCTGGATAGTGCCAGCTGCATCATAAGCCTTCAGAAAATCTGGACTTTTAAACAAGacatttgaaaaacaggaaGTTGCTTTAAGACAGTGAGAGCAAGACAACTTTCATTGCTATGGGGAACTTCACACACGTGGgcccatttaaaaattaaacagccACCTCAGGAATCAACCTGCATTTTGttagtttggtttgttttttcaaatggaatttgttttccaagctgCAGCAATACTTATCTCCAGATGGAAGATAGAGAGGGAGCAGCTTTAAGGAATGAGTTGTCTCAGTTCAAAAGCACAGCATTGCAAAAGTTATCAGGAAAGTAATAATTGTTTGCATGAATAAAAGGCACTTGGTTGACTCTGGagcatttttcagaaatagttAAATTCCCACTTGCTCTGGGGTCCACAAATCATATGAATGGAAATGTACCAAATgatgaagcaaaacaaagcaggtgGACTCATGACTCATGCAGCTCTGAAGTAAGATCACAGCATGCTCCATATATTTGCTGGACACACACTGGAAGAAATCAAGATCTAAtaaattttccccttttcttgaACCTGAACTCATTGCAGAGGAAGAAACTGGCTCTTTGAGAAAGATGAAACTGAAGAGCAAATCTTGCTGATGCCAAGTCATAAGTGAAAAACTTTATCCTTGGCAAACATGCCACAACAGAGCAGAGCACCTGTATCATCTCATGAGGATCTGTCATGGTGtctgaggaaggaaggaactgaaattaatttagagACAGACTTTTTGTTTGAGCATCTGGCAGCAACCAGACCAAGCAACCCTGTCACTGTTTTAGGCATGTCTGTACTTTCCACAAAGCAGCACAAGGCAAAATGACAATGTTCAAACTGCATTAGCAGAGCTACTCTGAGCAGTATGATGGACTAGAATTATTCTATGATACTTTAACGCTTCTGTTCCTATATGgtcaaaagcttttctttttattagagATCTGTAGTATTTTTATGAGGTCAGGGACTCTTGCATGCTTAATTGCATATAGTTTATATTAAATACTgccattttaaatattctttgaCTACTTAATTAAGATTATGATTACAGAGAAGCGCAGCCCCTCAGCCTGTAGCAGCAGTACTAACATGCTACAGGAATACTAATTGTCACATAAATTCAAGAGGAGAAACAGCCTTTTGAGAAGCAATGTACCTGTTCTTTAAATACCAGTAGACTGTGGCACATCCAAATCCTGTAGCCAGGCTCACGTGTGACTgtggcagaggaagagaagagaggaaggtgGGGCTGCAGCGGCCATCCTGCCAAGTGACCAGGTGGCTGACCTTGTCTGGCTCAAAGGCAGGGCCTGTGCCACACTCTGACCACTTGCAACCTGGAAACAGAATAGAATCCAAGAAATCCAGTGACTCCCTGCAGCATAGCCTGCCTGGCATTCCTCATTTCTGAACACACTTGATAATTTGTTAAATATACCAGAAAAGGAGCCAGTAGAGATTGTAATCAAACCACTCTTAGTTTTCAGCCCTAGATAATGTCATAACACAAATCATCCTTTGGTAACACAGAGAATGGTATCCAAAGCCTTCCTTCTCTTGAAGAGAGCTATTAAAGACACAAACAACAGGTGagccacaaaaaaccccaaccacgGTCTGCTATGGGAGGTTAGGAGCTGACATGGCAGCTCTCACCTCAGCTGGGATGTGCCACATCACCACCTGGAGAATGCTGCATCAATAATGAACTGCCCAGGATGGAGAGCACAAAGCTGCATCACCTTTGGAGCCAAAGTAACAAGAGACCTGGATCTGTGAGTATTAAGCAATGGACTACAAAGTACTAAAGAGTAAAACCCTCATGTACTACACAAAAAAGTTTCACCAAAGGTAGGACAGGGTTTAATTCAGTTTGCCAGTCCAGCATGCTCTTTTTGAGCAGAGAACACCACACCTTTGAGGAAATCTTCACATTCTTTCATTgcagaggagaggctgggctCAAGCACTGTTTGGCAGCACATTCCATGGCACAGCTCTGACCCCTCCCAGGCCATCCCTGGACAtagggcagggatgggacaggcCACTCACTCTGGAACTGAGGCAAAGTCTTGGGTTTTGGCCAAGGGAGCAGAGTTTCAAGAGAAGAGACTCAGCTGCCTGACTTGCACAAATGTGGCTAAAAAAACATAATTCTTAGGCTGGATACAGGGGTTGGAAGTCACATTCACACAGTaggagagcagccctgaaggCTGGGAGCTCCCACAAGAaagatgcaaaacaaaacacatacTTTTTCTTGTTCCCTCAATTCCCTGTTCTACCAGATCTGTTTGAACTGATTTTCCGATTGGTCTGCTTTTCTAGTTTTAAATGGATTCTAAGAAATATTATTAATCATAAATCTAACCCTAAAGGATGccattaaattttttatttgtgtccCCAAGGCTCTGGATTCACTTAGTCCACTCAAAGCAAATGAGAGCAAACACCCTCTTTCACTTTACAGAAATGAAACTAAAGTGGCATGTGGCTTTAGGACATAAAATATTTACCAATACGACATAAGAATCTGTGCCTATGAATACACAAGGCTTTGTTATGCACCTCCTGGGACAGCTGGAAAGCAACAACAGCTCCTTCAGTGCATCACcctttggatttctttctttctaatcATTTTTAGTATGTAAAGCAGTTAAGACCCTGACAACTTCTGACAAGCAGTGACGAGCACTTTTGGGAAATCTACTCTGTGGTTTACAATAAATCTTTACTTAATCTGCATAAGTCCTGTTATAGTAAGACTTGTATAATTGTCCAGATGACCACACTACAGGtttaagagaaagaagacaTGGAATCACACTCTGGAAGCCTTAGACTTCAGTAGGTCTGTAAGGCATCAGCCAAGAAGATAATCCATCCCTATCTCACAGGGCTGGCAATCCAAGCCCTGGATTCTTCAAATATCCTCACTGTCACAAGGATTATCTGGGTATTTGCACAACAAAGCCCCATGTGACTACCTCACTGCAGCTGATTTTGTTTCTGAGGTCTTGGCAAGCAGCTGAGCATCCACAATCATGACCACAGTCCTTTCTCAGCTCCTACTAACAGAAGCATAGGCAACAAAATGAATGCAACGCGACAGGCTACGACTTGCTAGGAAAAAAGAAGccttgggattttgggggggaaaaaaacccagaaagttGTTGAGATGCTGGACAGCATCTAGGTAAGGGTTTGATGAGGTGAATAAAACCCCCCTGCAAGTTGTTCACATGATGCAGAAGTTCTTTCAAATGGCAGCAGATAGCATGCGATGGAGAAACAATTAACAAGCCACAAATATGCTACTCCTCCTTCATGCTAACAATTGTGCTGACTCTGCAGGGATCCCATCAAGCTAAATCCTTTATCATTAACTATAGTAAGTAGCcaaaatttcagtaaaaaaagcaaaattctcaTAAGAGATCTTCTATTAATTCTGTTTTAGAGAAGACCAAAGCGACACAGCagtttaatcacagaatcacttcACTTACAATTCAATTTTCTGCATCATAATACTTTGAACAGGGATGTTTAAGAATTAATGTTACCTTTATCACTTTTCCAAAACACAACCCCATGCATTTGTCCAGAAATACCAATGTGGGTGACTcgctgaagctgctgctgaggcagagcagcaagGCATTCATTCAATGCTCTTATGATTTTCTGGACatcctgctccattccctgcaATCACAAAGCATTATCCTGTGCATGAAGCCATTAGGATTCACTCAGTGTATTTATTAAACAAGGCTGCTCTAGTCAGAAGTGAAGGACGGAATTCATTTAATTCAATAGCATTTATTAGAGTAATATTCACTACtaaactgcaaaaagaaaagaaaaatggcagaaaaacccacaaacacacaaaaactaAAAATCAATGCTAGCAAGTCAAGTCTCTTAAACTTAAGgcaaaataattctttaattaattaattaataattccCTAAATTACCACACTCAACCATAACTTTTAAAAAGTCCAATAGCACTGACTACAAGCTTTCATTAGTCCACCTTATCTATTGCTCTTCATTTTCCTCACAAAGAGAACTATCCATGTGTTCTGACAGGCGTGCAGGCTCCCCTACATCTCCCTAAAGCTCCTCCCTACCAACTCACTGTTGAGTTTGATGATACTGATACTCCATTTCTGGATATTCTGTTCCTACAACCACCCAGCAAACTGACACAACTGCTCCCCAGGAGAAGCTTTCACACTTCCAAAGGTTCAGCTTACTTTGTGACAGACCAGCATGAAGATTACAGAACTATTCAAATAGAGTCTACAAATAAACATGAACTTTGTGCATAGGTACTTTTGGCTGCATAAATTGGCAGGAGGAGGGCTGGCCTGTTTGGTATCCTTGGTATCAGAaattatgcatatttttaaagattctgattcatcctttttttttttttttttttaatgaccaaCACAATGGATGCAAAGATCTTTAACAGGAGTACACGTTCCTGGTTATTTCCACAGGGAGTTTCCAGTTTTGATTCCACCTCACACTtaagtgcaaaataaaataccCTTCCAGTTGGCAAGTGGTTGCTGTTTGCTGACTGGGAGTGTCAAAGATAAGGTGGTGGCTCATGAGAGAATAGTTTTAGAGTGTCTTAGGCAATTTTTCAAAACCTGCATCTTTCTTAAATCAAGCAGCTCTGCTTGACTTCCTTGAACAGTGAGCAGGGGGtgttttaattctgctttttgatGTCCAGACACACGCTGCCAATCTAAGCACAAAAACAATCCACGAAAGCCACTGGAGCCTGCACAACGTACCAAACCCAGCCACTACAAGGCAGGGCCGGTGTCCTGCAATTTCCCTCAGcgctccctgccagcccttaCCTGCGGTCCGGCTTCCAGGCTATCGCTGTGTGCCAGCgtctccctggagcagctctgtgccagcgCCAGCCCTCGCTCTGTCCCTGTCATCAGGGCTGCCTTCACCGACGTCGTGCCCAGGTCAATACCCAGCACACAGGTGGGCCCaggcccgcccgccgcggccaTGAGGGGGTGGCTGTCACCTTGCCCAGCACAGACAGGCGGACCAACACCCACCATGCTGAGCCCCACACGGCTCCTGGTGCCCCGAGCACCCGCAGTGCGGcctcccagggacagggcaggagcGCAACCTGGACTTCGCCCTCAGGATGAAGGtgcctccctcccctcagcaCTCCCCAGCCACTACCCCTCCACCTTGAGGGTGACAAATcgccccttccccagctgtcCCGCGCAGCTTTAAACCACGCTTTTtgacaaaaccaaaccaccacgGTGCCAAACCCACCCCGTGCCCCCGCTCACAGCTCTGCCCCCCTCATAAACCCGCTCCGCCA contains the following coding sequences:
- the SHPK gene encoding sedoheptulokinase isoform X2 is translated as MVGVGPPVCAGQGDSHPLMAAAGGPGPTCVLGIDLGTTSVKAALMTGTERGLALAQSCSRETLAHSDSLEAGPQGMEQDVQKIIRALNECLAALPQQQLQRVTHIGISGQMHGVVFWKSDKGCKWSECGTGPAFEPDKVSHLVTWQDGRCSPTFLSSLPLPQSHVSLATGFGCATVYWYLKNSPDFLKAYDAAGTIQDYVVAMLCDLKKPLMSVQNAASWGYFNCRNKSWNTDILKKSSFPVHLLPEVGDPGSIAGRTTCAWHGIPKGAKVGIALGDFQCSVYSCLTERTDAVLNVSTSAQLTISMPLGFQPPEAPDPSSAVTYFPYFNGDYLAVAASLNGGNVLATFVGMVAQWTQELGLEVQESAIYPRIIQAALAQKHSKLSVHPTIFGERHLPEQLASVTSIGASELSLGHVTRALCRGIVENLCSMLPVQHLEDTGVRRILGSGSALARNEFNS
- the SHPK gene encoding sedoheptulokinase isoform X1; this encodes MVGVGPPVCAGQGDSHPLMAAAGGPGPTCVLGIDLGTTSVKAALMTGTERGLALAQSCSRETLAHSDSLEAGPQGMEQDVQKIIRALNECLAALPQQQLQRVTHIGISGQMHGVVFWKSDKGCKWSECGTGPAFEPDKVSHLVTWQDGRCSPTFLSSLPLPQSHVSLATGFGCATVYWYLKNSPDFLKAYDAAGTIQDYVVAMLCDLKKPLMSVQNAASWGYFNCRNKSWNTDILKKSSFPVHLLPEVGDPGSIAGRTTCAWHGIPKGAKVGIALGDFQCSVYSCLTERTDAVLNVSTSAQLTISMPLGFQPPEAPDPSSAVTYFPYFNGDYLAVAASLNGGNVLATFVGMVAQWTQELGLEVQESAIYPRIIQAALAQKHSKLSVHPTIFGERHLPEQLASVTSIGASELSLGHVTRALCRGIVENLCSMLPVQHLEDTGVRRILGSGSALARNEVLKQEVERIFPFPVVYGKDVDAAVGAAMVMFHSK